In Perognathus longimembris pacificus isolate PPM17 chromosome 3, ASM2315922v1, whole genome shotgun sequence, a single window of DNA contains:
- the LOC125347780 gene encoding olfactory receptor 14J1-like — protein sequence MVQTNGTKGSAFLLVGFSENPHLQLLQAFLFLVIYLALTSNFIIITITTLDEQLQSPMYYSLKQLSLLDASFISVTVPQFIDNSLTGNGYMSYAQCMLQDFFFMALAWTEVAILTVMSYDHYVAICYPLHYELIMDLRKCQSAVTAVWVSGGISGIMYITATFSITFCKAKVIHQFFCDVPQIVKFSCSNDYLVVVGVNILMTVAASACFISIGFSYIHIFSTVLRIPSAEGQSKVFSTCLPHLCVVSIYLSTGICAYLKPTSDFSTTLDRLLSIFYTVIPQTLNPVIYSLRNETLKRAIQKLILDREFTERKMVFQCH from the coding sequence ATGGTTCAGACCAATGGAACCAAAGGAAGTGCATTCCTCCTGGTGGGATTTTCTGAGAATCCTCATCTGCAGCTCTTACAAGCTTTCCTGTTCTTGGTGATATACCTTGCCTTGACAAGCAACttcatcattatcaccatcacaACACTGGATGAGCAGCTCCAGTCTCCCATGTATTACTCCCTGAAGCAACTTTCCCTTCTGGATGCCTCCTTCATCTCTGTCACCGTCCCCCAGTTCATTGACAATTCCCTCACGGGCAATGGCTATATGTCCTATGCTCAGTGCATGCTCCAGGATTTCTTCTTCATGGCTTTGGCCTGGACTGAGGTAGCCATTCTCACCGTGATGTCTTATGACCACTATGTAGCCATTTGCTACCCACTGCATTATGAGCTCATCATGGACCTCAGAAAATGTCAGAGTGCTGTGACAGCTGTATGGGTAAGTGGAGGCATCTCAGGAATCATGTACATAACTGCCACATTTTCTATTACATTCTGTAAAGCCAAAGTAATTCACCAGTTCTTCTGTGATGTCCCTCAAATCGTGAAGTTCTCCTGCTCCAATGATTACCTTGTAGTCGTTGGAGTGAATATTCTCATGACTGTGGCAGCCTCAGCCTGTTTCATCTCCATTGGCTTTTCCTACATCCACATATTCTCCACGGTTCTAAGAATCCCGTCTGCTGAAGGCCAATCTAAGGTCTTCTCCACCTGCCTGCCACACCTCTGTGTTGTCTCAATTTACCTTTCCACAGGCATCTGTGCATACCTCAAACCAACTTCAGACTTTTCAACTACCTTAGATCGTTTGCTATCTATCTTTTACACAGTAATTCCTCAAACACTCAACCCTGTTATCTACAGTCTGAGAAATGAGACACTGAAGAGAGCTATCCAGAAGTTAATACTGGATAGAGAATTTACTGAGAGAAAAATGGTTTTTCAATGCCATTGA